The genomic region ACACCCGGTGCCGGTGGTGCGTATGGGCGATGAGCGACTTACTACCGTCGCAGCGACCACGGCGCTACGTGCGTCGGGGGTAAGCGAAAAGAAGGGCCGCGCGGTAATTGACCAGGCTGCAGCGGTAGAAATCCTGCAATCCTGGCTCGATGGGCGAGTAGTCGCCTTGAAAGATTAAGGTGGATAAGTCACTACGCCGTTTCCCAGCGTTATCTCAGAATTGACGCTAGGATATCTCAAAAAGGTAACGATTTATCGGTATGCCTGCTCGCTTAACGAACATTGAGCGACTACTGTGGTGGCGTTAATACTTGTAGATGGCAACATTGTGAACCACCGTCAGGCATTTACAATGCAAACGACCCCAAGGAGCCGTAACCTTCGTGAGCCACAAAGATCCTCGACTGGCCAAATCCATGAAGCCAGTTCATGTCAAGCGCCGCCAACGCGGACTTGCGGTACTGATCTCTTCTTTCGTGTTGATCATCGGAGCCGTGGTCTACATTGCCATCCGCGTGATAAGCGGTAGTGGTGGCGAATCAGACGGTAACGACTACCAAGGTGACGGCAATGGCACCGTGGAGCTCGTGCAGATTCCTGAGGGCTCGTCGATCTCACAGCTGGGCCCGGAGCTGGAACAGCGCGATATCGTTAAATCAGATGGCGCCTTCCAGGCTGCCGCAGCTAGCAATATGGATGCCGGCAATATTCAGCCCGGCTTTTACCGCCTGCAGGGCCAGATGAGCGCCAGCTCAGCTGTGGAGGCACTGCTGAACGAAGAAAATCGCGTGGACATGCTGGAAGTTCAGGGCGGTTCGACGCTGATGGATATCAACGTCCTGGGCGGCGATACCCGCTACGGTATCTACTCCTTGATTGAGGCGGTGACCTGTAATGATGGTCAGTGCGTGAAGAAGGAAGAGCTCGAAAACACCGCTGCCACGGTTGACCCTGCGCAGTTGGGTGCTCCCGAGTGGGCTTTGGACGATATTCGTGCTCGTGGCGATGACCCAAAGCGTATCGAAGGTCTGATTGCTCCGGGACAATACGTTTTGGATCCGCATATGAACGCGGAAGAAATCCTCACCGACCTGATTACTCGTTCCACCGAGCGTTACAACGAGACCGGTATTGAAGACCGTGCCCGCGCTATCGGCATTACCCCGTATGAGCTTTTGACCTCTGCCTCTTTGGTTGAGCGCGAAGCACCAGCCGGTGAATTCGATAAGGTAGCGCGCGTGATTTTGAACCGCTTGGATGAGCCCATGCGCTTGGAATTCGACTCCACGGTTAACTACGGCCTCGAAGATGTTGAGTTGGCGACCACCGATGAAGACCGCGAAAAGGTCACGCCGTGGAATACCTACGCGATGGATGGACTGCCTGAAACCCCAATTGCATCGCCTTCCGAGGAAGCCATCACCGCGATGGAAAACCCAGCGGAAGGCGAGTGGCTCTTCTTTGTCACCATCGATGATCAAGGCACCACGGTCTTTACCAATACCTTCGAAGAGCACCTCGAGCAGGTAGATCGCGCCATCGATTCTGGCATTCTAGATACACAACGCCCATAGTTTTATTTCCGGTTTACAAGGAGCTTTGAGGTTTTATGCCACGCGCAGCGGTCTTGGGTCAGCCCATTGCCCATTCCATGTCCCCAATTCTGCACACCGCAGGGTATAAGGCTCTAGGGCTGGACGATTGGTCCTATTCGCGCATTGAAACCGATGCGCAGACGCTGCCCGACATCGTGGGCGAAGTCGACGATGACTACCGTGGCTTTTCGGTCACCATGCCAGGAAAGTTTGCGGCGCTGAACATGGCGACCGAGGTGACAGACCGTGCGCGGCTGATGGGCTCCGCTAATACGTTAGTGCGCATCGACGGCGGCTGGCGCGCGGATAATACTGATACCGAAGGTGTTGAAGGAGCGCTGACGGAATTGCTCGGCCGAGCAGATGGCATGCGCCTGCTGGATTCTTTCAAGCCTGCACCGCGTGCCTTGCTTATCGGCT from Corynebacterium ammoniagenes DSM 20306 harbors:
- the mltG gene encoding endolytic transglycosylase MltG yields the protein MKPVHVKRRQRGLAVLISSFVLIIGAVVYIAIRVISGSGGESDGNDYQGDGNGTVELVQIPEGSSISQLGPELEQRDIVKSDGAFQAAAASNMDAGNIQPGFYRLQGQMSASSAVEALLNEENRVDMLEVQGGSTLMDINVLGGDTRYGIYSLIEAVTCNDGQCVKKEELENTAATVDPAQLGAPEWALDDIRARGDDPKRIEGLIAPGQYVLDPHMNAEEILTDLITRSTERYNETGIEDRARAIGITPYELLTSASLVEREAPAGEFDKVARVILNRLDEPMRLEFDSTVNYGLEDVELATTDEDREKVTPWNTYAMDGLPETPIASPSEEAITAMENPAEGEWLFFVTIDDQGTTVFTNTFEEHLEQVDRAIDSGILDTQRP